A single region of the Triticum dicoccoides isolate Atlit2015 ecotype Zavitan chromosome 2B, WEW_v2.0, whole genome shotgun sequence genome encodes:
- the LOC119365707 gene encoding tRNA (guanine-N(7)-)-methyltransferase-like has protein sequence MAWTPAVSLCCRLVRAPPVRRRARRRTLCSAARSTDAVDREYADLNLRPLYPNRGHHLRIRQHVNPLSALFVEPTEPPEWTEVFEDPRLPLMVDIGCGSGRFLVWLAKNSGERRNYLGMEIRQKLVERTQFWVTELGLRNVYFMFANATVSFEQIVSSYPGPLSLVSILCPDPHFKKRHHKRRVLQTPLVDSITKNLCLGGRVFVQSDVLDVATDMRERFDGYSDVFEHADRIDKDLQCDKEGWLLDNPMGIRTEREIHAELEGATIYRRMYQKTRCFSPDYSIS, from the exons ATGGCTTGGACGCCGGCGGTCTCCCTGTGCTGCCGCCTCGTCCGCGCGCCCCCCGTCCGTCGCCGCGCTCGGCGCCGGACCTTGTGCTCCGCCGCGCGGAGCACCGACGCGGTGGACAGGGAGTACGCGGACCTCAATCTCCGCCCCCTCTACCCCAAT CGGGGCCATCACCTTCGCATCCGGCAGCACGTGAATCCGCTCAGCGCCTTGTTCGTC GAGCCCACGGAGCCGCCTGAATGGACGGAGGTGTTCGAGGATCCCCGGCTGCCCCTCATGGTCGACATCGGCTGCG GGAGTGGGAGATTCTTGGTTTGGTTAGCGAAGAACTCCGGTGAAAGGCGGAATTACCTCGGAATGGAAATCCGGCAGAAG CTGGTCGAGCGGACACAGTTCTGGGTGACAGAATTGGGGCTTAGAAATGT TTACTTTATGTTTGCAAATGCAACGGTGTCTTTCGAGCAAATTGTGTCATCATACCCTGGTCCCCTATCACTTGTTTCAATACTG TGTCCTGATCCTCACTTTAAGAAAAGGCATCACAAGAGAAGAGTTTTACAGACACCATTGGTGGATTCAATCACAAAGAACCTTTGTCTGGGTGGGCGG GTGTTTGTACAATCAGATGTGCTTGATGTAGCTACAGACATGAGAGAAAGGTTTGATGGATACTCGGATGTGTTTGAGCATGCTGATCGTATTGATAAAGATCTTCAGTGTGACAAAGAAGGTTGGCTTCTGGACAACCCTATGGGAATACGGACGGAGAGGGAAATCCATGCTGAGCTCGAAGGAGCGACCATATACAGGAGGATGTACCAAAAGACAAGATGTTTCTCACCAGATTACTCCATCAGTTAA